A single region of the Bacteroides luhongzhouii genome encodes:
- the miaB gene encoding tRNA (N6-isopentenyl adenosine(37)-C2)-methylthiotransferase MiaB: protein MNELTGADFKSATEMTDDNKKLFIETYGCQMNVADSEVIASVMQMAGYSVAETLEEADAVFMNTCSIRDNAEQKILNRLEFFHSLKKKKKRLIVGVLGCMAERVKDDLITNHHVDLVVGPDAYLTLPDLIAAVETGEKAINVELSTTETYRDVIPSRICGNHISGFVSIMRGCNNFCTYCIVPYTRGRERSRDVESILNEVADLVAKGYKEVTLLGQNVNSYRFERPTGEVVTFPMLLRTVAEAAPGVRIRFTTSHPKDMSDETLEVIAQVPNVCKHIHLPVQSGSSRILKLMNRKYTREWYLDRVAAIKRIIPDCGLTTDIFSGFHSETEEDHAMSLSLMEACGYDAAFMFKYSERPGTYASKHLEDNVPEEVKIRRLNEIIALQNRLSAESNQRCIGKTYEVLVEGVSKRSRDQLFGRTEQNRVVVFDRGTHRVGDFVNVRITEASSATLKGEEL from the coding sequence ATGAACGAATTAACGGGAGCGGACTTTAAATCCGCAACTGAAATGACTGATGACAACAAAAAGTTGTTTATCGAAACATACGGCTGCCAGATGAACGTAGCCGACAGTGAGGTGATTGCATCGGTGATGCAAATGGCGGGGTATTCCGTAGCTGAAACGCTGGAAGAGGCTGACGCTGTGTTTATGAACACTTGTTCTATCCGCGACAATGCGGAGCAGAAGATCCTGAACCGCCTGGAGTTTTTCCACTCGCTGAAGAAAAAGAAAAAGCGCCTGATTGTGGGTGTACTGGGTTGTATGGCCGAACGGGTAAAGGATGATCTGATAACGAATCATCATGTCGACCTGGTAGTCGGTCCGGATGCTTACCTGACGTTGCCCGACCTGATTGCTGCCGTTGAAACCGGCGAGAAAGCAATCAATGTGGAGCTTTCTACTACCGAAACTTATCGGGATGTGATTCCGTCGCGTATCTGTGGCAATCATATTTCCGGTTTTGTGTCCATCATGCGTGGTTGTAACAATTTCTGCACTTATTGCATCGTTCCCTATACTCGCGGACGTGAGCGTAGCCGTGACGTGGAAAGCATTCTCAATGAAGTGGCGGATCTGGTGGCAAAAGGTTATAAAGAAGTTACCCTGTTAGGACAAAATGTCAACTCATACCGTTTTGAGAGACCGACAGGAGAAGTGGTTACCTTCCCGATGTTGCTCCGAACAGTGGCCGAAGCCGCTCCGGGGGTACGTATTCGTTTCACGACTTCCCATCCGAAGGATATGAGTGACGAAACGTTGGAGGTGATTGCGCAAGTGCCGAATGTATGTAAACATATTCACCTGCCTGTGCAGAGCGGTAGTTCCCGCATCCTGAAACTGATGAACCGTAAGTATACCCGTGAATGGTATCTGGACCGGGTGGCAGCTATCAAACGCATCATCCCCGATTGCGGACTGACTACCGATATTTTCTCCGGTTTTCATTCTGAAACGGAAGAAGATCATGCTATGTCGCTTTCGCTGATGGAGGCGTGCGGGTACGATGCTGCTTTCATGTTTAAATATTCCGAGCGTCCGGGAACGTATGCTTCCAAACATCTCGAAGATAATGTGCCTGAAGAGGTGAAAATCCGCCGCTTGAATGAGATTATCGCTTTACAGAACCGTCTGTCTGCCGAATCCAACCAGCGTTGTATCGGAAAGACGTATGAAGTGCTTGTGGAAGGTGTTTCCAAGCGTTCGCGCGATCAGCTGTTCGGCCGGACGGAACAAAACCGTGTGGTGGTGTTCGACAGGGGTACGCATCGTGTCGGTGATTTCGTCAATGTGCGTATCACGGAGGCCAGTTCGGCTACGCTGAAAGGGGAAGAACTCTGA
- a CDS encoding LexA family transcriptional regulator: MDTFLDVTGIVKRAKQVLNFKNDSELAEYLGVSRATVSNWGARNSIDFRLLLDKLGDKVDYNWLLLGKGNPKHQPRYCESELVQGEVEIIHNPKTPEPIDDRSVTLYDITAAANLKTLFTNKKQYALGKILIPNISVCDGAVYVNGDSMYPILKSGDIIGYKEISSFDNVIYGEIYLVSFMIDGDEYLAVKYVNRSDKEGHLKLVSYNTHHEPMDIPFASINAMAIVKFSIRRHMMM; this comes from the coding sequence ATGGATACATTTTTGGATGTTACAGGAATAGTGAAGCGTGCCAAACAGGTGCTAAACTTCAAGAACGACAGCGAACTAGCTGAATATTTAGGCGTCTCACGCGCCACAGTATCCAATTGGGGGGCACGAAACAGCATCGATTTCCGCTTGTTGCTCGACAAATTGGGGGACAAGGTAGACTACAACTGGCTATTATTGGGAAAAGGAAATCCGAAACATCAGCCGAGATATTGCGAAAGCGAACTGGTGCAGGGAGAAGTCGAGATTATACACAATCCGAAAACACCCGAACCGATAGACGACCGCAGCGTGACATTATACGATATTACGGCAGCTGCGAACCTGAAAACATTGTTCACCAACAAAAAGCAGTATGCACTGGGGAAGATATTGATTCCGAATATATCCGTCTGCGACGGGGCGGTCTACGTCAACGGAGACAGCATGTACCCTATATTGAAATCGGGAGACATTATCGGATACAAGGAAATCAGCAGTTTCGACAATGTCATTTATGGAGAAATATACCTGGTATCGTTTATGATTGACGGAGACGAGTATCTGGCAGTAAAGTACGTAAACCGGTCGGACAAGGAAGGTCATCTCAAACTGGTGAGTTACAACACACACCACGAACCGATGGATATTCCATTCGCGTCCATCAACGCAATGGCGATTGTGAAGTTCTCCATCAGAAGACACATGATGATGTAA
- a CDS encoding DUF4373 domain-containing protein yields MARIKKKGLDYFPLNTDFIHDRAVRRLMKREGDAVLSILVEVLSYIYAGEGYYVCADRLFYEDLSAGLYENSSADVERVVRLAVEYGLFDAGLFDRCSILTSAEIQRQYLFSTRRRNVSHLNAAYCLLAGEEFAEHKPDGKKPDETKPDAPAKLPTCSPQTACVESNPAGNNVTFIPENVTSGTHSIAQDSIAKHSAAQQIKEYPLLNPPLQKTGEEVEVAIEQEEISSVNSCGKDTAVSGGRKEWTRESIDRLCPPSDGTSRNYAGLLDNLRLYDIPPSEQYAIIRKSNFGAIGGTIWKGIATLRGSGGKIKLPGRYLLSVVNKKQEPVVYADAGS; encoded by the coding sequence ATGGCAAGAATAAAGAAAAAGGGACTGGACTATTTTCCCTTGAATACCGATTTTATCCATGATCGCGCCGTCCGCCGACTGATGAAACGCGAAGGCGACGCTGTCCTTAGCATCCTGGTGGAAGTGCTTTCGTATATCTATGCGGGTGAGGGCTATTACGTGTGCGCCGACCGTTTGTTTTACGAAGACCTTTCGGCCGGCCTTTATGAAAACAGTTCCGCTGACGTGGAACGTGTCGTCCGTCTTGCGGTGGAATACGGGCTGTTCGATGCCGGTTTGTTCGACCGCTGCAGCATTCTGACTTCCGCCGAGATACAACGGCAGTATCTTTTCAGTACCCGGCGGCGGAATGTCTCCCACCTGAACGCTGCCTATTGCCTGCTGGCGGGTGAAGAGTTTGCTGAACATAAGCCGGATGGGAAGAAACCGGATGAAACAAAGCCGGATGCGCCTGCGAAATTGCCGACTTGTTCTCCGCAAACGGCCTGCGTTGAAAGCAATCCGGCAGGTAATAATGTAACATTTATCCCCGAAAATGTTACGTCTGGTACACATAGCATAGCACAGGATAGCATAGCAAAGCATAGCGCAGCACAGCAAATAAAAGAATATCCCCTCCTCAATCCTCCCCTGCAAAAAACAGGGGAGGAGGTGGAAGTGGCGATTGAACAGGAGGAGATTTCTTCTGTAAATTCCTGTGGGAAAGATACTGCCGTTTCCGGTGGCCGGAAGGAATGGACGCGGGAATCCATCGACCGGCTTTGCCCTCCTTCTGACGGCACGTCACGCAATTACGCAGGTTTGCTTGATAACCTTCGGCTTTATGATATCCCTCCCTCCGAGCAGTATGCCATTATCCGTAAAAGTAACTTCGGCGCTATTGGCGGCACTATATGGAAAGGGATTGCCACGCTACGCGGCAGCGGCGGAAAGATTAAACTTCCGGGACGCTATCTTTTGAGCGTTGTGAATAAGAAACAGGAGCCCGTTGTGTACGCTGATGCCGGCAGTTGA
- a CDS encoding RHS repeat-associated core domain-containing protein — protein MNLLRKLVLAGILLVGGMNLFAQEPAYAYDANGNLTKDLNKNIVDIQYNCLNLPSRIVFKNGDNISNVYSADGTKLRTVQVIGGDTLITDYCDNAIYENGVLVRLMTDVGYITLADTTYHYFIRDHQGNIRVVADEHGNVEEVNDYYPLGGLMSASSRRSVQPYKYNGKELETAGGLNWYDYGARRYDPVLGRWNGVDPSCEKHYSWSPYTYCKNNPVLRVDPDGKDDYVINYRGQLQLMNRTNRIVDVLYASGTSGTVSKINPEWKNIRVFDKSILPALEKRIGNTTSGVNYFAETSSAYDAANIATFGVENTGVEWRYTAGYRDGERKYIIGNSSREYSVSTLEGINNRPFEGFQPIVDIHSHPSTQGASEHDMLNAKGKNEVSFGVYFKDNKTLYEYNSVRSNLNSIKMNSMLDLIRYTFRQYNKNR, from the coding sequence ATGAATTTATTACGGAAATTGGTATTGGCGGGGATCTTGCTCGTCGGAGGAATGAATCTGTTTGCGCAGGAACCTGCCTACGCTTACGATGCAAACGGTAATTTGACAAAAGATTTAAATAAGAACATTGTTGACATTCAATATAATTGTTTAAATTTGCCTAGTCGGATAGTATTTAAGAATGGAGACAACATATCTAATGTCTATAGTGCCGATGGTACTAAGTTGCGCACGGTGCAGGTTATTGGCGGAGACACGTTGATAACGGATTATTGTGATAATGCGATCTATGAAAACGGGGTGTTGGTTCGGTTGATGACCGATGTAGGATATATTACTTTGGCTGATACTACCTACCATTATTTTATCAGGGATCATCAGGGCAATATTCGTGTCGTTGCGGATGAGCATGGCAATGTGGAGGAAGTGAACGATTATTACCCTTTGGGTGGATTAATGTCTGCAAGTTCTCGGCGTAGTGTCCAGCCGTATAAGTATAACGGGAAAGAGCTGGAGACAGCGGGCGGACTGAATTGGTATGACTATGGTGCGCGGCGGTATGATCCGGTGCTGGGAAGGTGGAACGGGGTAGATCCGTCCTGTGAGAAACACTACAGTTGGAGTCCTTATACTTATTGTAAAAATAATCCAGTGTTGAGGGTAGATCCGGACGGGAAGGATGATTATGTGATAAATTATCGTGGTCAACTTCAATTGATGAATAGGACGAATAGAATTGTTGATGTTTTATACGCCAGTGGAACAAGCGGGACAGTTTCGAAAATAAATCCTGAATGGAAGAATATTAGGGTATTTGACAAGTCTATTTTACCTGCATTGGAGAAAAGAATAGGCAATACTACCAGTGGGGTTAATTATTTTGCAGAAACATCCAGTGCGTATGATGCAGCCAATATCGCAACATTTGGTGTTGAGAATACCGGTGTTGAATGGAGATATACTGCCGGATACAGGGATGGAGAGAGAAAATATATTATAGGAAACAGTAGCCGTGAATATAGTGTTTCTACATTGGAAGGTATCAATAACAGGCCATTTGAAGGATTTCAGCCAATCGTGGACATTCATTCTCATCCCAGCACTCAAGGTGCATCCGAACATGATATGTTGAATGCAAAAGGAAAGAATGAAGTATCCTTTGGAGTTTATTTTAAGGATAATAAAACCCTTTATGAATATAATTCCGTAAGGAGTAACCTGAATTCTATAAAAATGAACTCCATGCTGGATTTAATTCGATATACATTTAGACAATATAATAAAAACCGATGA
- a CDS encoding HU family DNA-binding protein has translation MPVLYGPFQSVLKDKNGKKLFYPRVLRAGNVSTSQISKEIAAYSSLSPGDVKNTLDNLVTVVSQHLQSSESVTLDGFGTFRLVMKSSGNGVETMEDVSAAQSSLTVRFLPCSTRNLDGTMPTRSMVTGARCVRFDRAPASASGGEGEDPNQKPGGGSGEAPDPAA, from the coding sequence ATGCCAGTATTGTATGGACCCTTTCAGTCCGTTTTGAAAGACAAAAACGGAAAAAAACTATTCTATCCTCGCGTCTTGCGCGCAGGCAATGTAAGTACTTCACAAATCTCCAAGGAGATAGCTGCCTATTCGTCGCTTTCTCCGGGTGATGTAAAGAATACGTTAGACAACTTGGTGACAGTGGTAAGTCAGCATCTCCAGTCATCGGAAAGTGTAACTCTTGATGGCTTCGGGACTTTCCGTCTTGTCATGAAATCAAGTGGTAATGGTGTAGAGACTATGGAGGACGTTTCTGCCGCACAATCCTCATTAACAGTTCGTTTCCTTCCTTGCTCCACCCGCAACCTTGACGGCACTATGCCCACCCGTTCGATGGTGACTGGCGCGCGATGTGTTCGTTTTGACCGTGCCCCGGCATCTGCTTCGGGCGGTGAAGGGGAAGATCCGAATCAGAAGCCTGGTGGCGGTAGCGGTGAAGCACCGGATCCGGCAGCATAG
- a CDS encoding N-acetylmuramoyl-L-alanine amidase — MRIINLIVVHCSATQGDCTLSPEDLDRLHRHRGFNGTGYHYYIRKDGTVHLTRPIERIGAHAKGFNAHSIGICYEGGLDCRGCPADTRTPAQRATLRQLVGQLQEKFPGCRVCGHRDLSPDLNGNGEIEPEEWIKQCPCFEVAKELEEFAIKTENTEEHRVTQHIKEQKGGK, encoded by the coding sequence ATGCGAATTATTAACTTAATCGTGGTGCACTGTAGTGCCACGCAGGGGGATTGTACGCTCTCTCCGGAAGATTTGGACCGGTTGCACCGGCACCGCGGATTCAACGGAACAGGCTATCACTACTACATCCGCAAGGATGGAACAGTGCACCTCACCCGCCCTATAGAACGTATCGGAGCACACGCCAAAGGTTTCAACGCTCACTCGATAGGTATCTGCTATGAAGGTGGTCTGGACTGCCGGGGATGCCCGGCAGATACCCGGACTCCGGCGCAGCGGGCCACGCTCCGGCAACTCGTCGGGCAACTACAGGAAAAATTTCCCGGCTGCCGGGTATGTGGACACCGGGATCTTTCGCCGGATCTCAATGGAAACGGTGAGATAGAGCCGGAAGAGTGGATTAAACAGTGCCCGTGTTTTGAGGTGGCAAAGGAACTTGAGGAGTTTGCTATCAAAACAGAAAACACGGAAGAACACAGAGTAACACAACACATTAAAGAACAGAAAGGAGGTAAATGA
- a CDS encoding smalltalk protein: MKKSVWDMILKVVIAVASALAGVLGANAMNL; the protein is encoded by the coding sequence ATGAAGAAATCAGTATGGGATATGATCCTGAAAGTGGTTATCGCAGTGGCTTCAGCTTTGGCTGGCGTTTTGGGCGCTAACGCGATGAATCTGTAA
- a CDS encoding RHS repeat domain-containing protein, protein MIKQLRIIILLILLGTGTCLTAQNNTVTPLFAGEIGYHQYFGNDILLKDVVSPSGGNGTYSISWEYRYTDSNEWSEITRLAQSDYEGGCLVSSQYFNTYRAEGVYIRRKVVSGNLVAYSSDIRVKRLTEPLSFTNRGGEAYIDLTKHCPSLPDDFICTELWLGENTSDWCSFLYTGWENTDHPATVKIEVMRNFGDHRSGQIELLYRGFSRNSNFSVDMSNYQKYKVTVKVEQNWNSFDDVFLFISSMHEEPINSGETSRGIWVENDGTRDDLFRWWQYSHDQIHWVDVFDVPDLRTVYQPGPLYQTTYFRMMANDGVDVYTSNIVSIKVREKLNLSSKNYIHTRTYTTPDGMEFRDDVEYFDGLGRSIENVKVKHSVDDTDLLSITEYDKMGRLFREWLPGVSESGNCGAFVEAEELKNSSVLSNGNDVMPYTKTLYENSAIGKVESRYGPGMEWHNRGKGINSRYLTNVSKDTTLLDLCDSLVCLRYTVPTDRTRLFVSCAGTYASGELYVVKEVDEDNHVRYEFTDKEGRIVLTRSINGHEGMDDTYYIYDIFGNLRVVLPPMCSANFCSGSLTDSASVLSDYAFLYKYDTRNRCIGKKQPGCEWVELVYDRCDRLIFTQNGKERANNEWAFHLEDLSGRSVLTGVYRGTPDFQNCASEDIYAEFTSNTDLPCYGYTIYGLQNHYLDIQQVYFYDTYEYQDLLPDSLSSLWYVFDNNYGERYENSQSSPHCKEQLTGSIVRILGTEEYQYASYYYDYYHNLIQERKTTSGGNKKVNKSLFNILKQPVSVRSEYEGGVLNKLYSYDRAGRLIHERHCVVGKDTVDLLYGYDKLGRLKRLERIHGKDSVITENAYNIRSWLTGIDSNAGFVEQLHYVDGLGDPCYNGNISSMTWEADGVKRGYKFMYDGRSRLLRAVYGEGEGLNVNQDRFNEEITGYDKNGHILGIKRCGKRSEDEYGLIDNLVMSYNGNQLKAVSDSVTGSAHADNFEFKDGADLPVEYYYDSNGNLIQDLNKKISEIQYNCLNLPSRIEFEDGGVISYLYDAKGTKFRTTHIIAGKTTTTDYFDDAIYENGVLTTLLTELGYISLVDGKYHYYLKDHQGNNRVVVGQNGSVEEVNHYYPFGGTFASTSSVQPYKYNGKELDRQGGLDWYDYGARHYDVALGRWHIVDPMAEEYYGISPHVYVANNPLKYIDLNGDSISVAELYERDDQGKLINSNQVKAFEFLMSTKEGKALLANYAMKGQTIAGFSFSKDGKYHNKGINISFGAGVRDASVSGTTSFSLNDENLNVQIMVGNSSDNADLLDTFIHEIVIHADQSSADFSDDKVMNNSNVYPALRKMDESRGYKQHWQERNVNKAMTRIGLPIMQQYYNSQGIVKSNSAILKLMYGFRN, encoded by the coding sequence ATGATAAAACAACTTCGGATCATAATATTATTAATATTGTTGGGTACAGGCACTTGTCTAACGGCACAAAATAATACTGTCACTCCTTTATTTGCGGGAGAAATCGGCTATCATCAATATTTTGGGAATGATATTCTACTTAAAGACGTAGTTTCTCCTTCAGGGGGGAACGGGACTTATTCTATATCGTGGGAATACCGGTATACTGATTCAAATGAATGGAGTGAGATTACCCGGCTTGCTCAATCTGACTATGAGGGGGGATGCTTGGTTTCATCCCAATACTTCAATACATACAGAGCGGAAGGAGTATATATCAGAAGAAAGGTTGTAAGTGGTAATCTGGTCGCATATTCTTCGGATATTAGAGTGAAAAGACTCACAGAACCTTTGTCTTTTACCAATAGAGGCGGGGAGGCTTATATTGATCTTACCAAGCATTGTCCTTCGTTGCCTGATGATTTTATCTGTACAGAATTGTGGCTTGGAGAAAATACATCTGATTGGTGTAGTTTCCTGTATACCGGATGGGAAAATACTGATCATCCTGCTACTGTAAAAATAGAAGTTATGAGAAATTTCGGAGATCACCGTAGCGGGCAGATTGAACTTCTGTATCGTGGATTTTCACGTAATAGCAATTTTTCTGTAGACATGAGTAACTACCAGAAGTATAAAGTTACCGTAAAAGTTGAACAGAACTGGAACTCTTTTGATGACGTATTCTTGTTTATTTCCTCTATGCATGAAGAACCGATTAATTCAGGTGAGACTTCTCGTGGCATTTGGGTCGAGAATGACGGGACAAGGGATGATTTGTTCAGATGGTGGCAATACAGTCATGACCAGATACATTGGGTAGATGTCTTTGATGTACCGGATTTGAGAACAGTATATCAGCCGGGTCCGTTGTATCAAACCACTTATTTCAGAATGATGGCTAATGACGGGGTCGATGTATATACTTCGAATATTGTGTCTATAAAGGTGCGTGAGAAATTGAACCTTTCGTCAAAGAATTACATACATACGCGTACTTATACTACTCCGGATGGGATGGAATTCAGGGATGATGTTGAATATTTTGACGGTTTGGGACGTTCCATTGAAAATGTCAAAGTGAAGCATAGTGTTGATGATACGGATCTGTTGTCAATTACAGAGTATGATAAGATGGGACGTTTATTTAGAGAATGGCTGCCTGGGGTATCGGAATCCGGCAATTGTGGTGCATTTGTCGAAGCGGAAGAGTTGAAGAATAGTTCCGTCTTGTCTAATGGAAACGATGTTATGCCTTATACAAAAACGTTATATGAAAATTCGGCTATAGGGAAAGTGGAGAGCCGATATGGTCCGGGTATGGAATGGCATAATCGGGGAAAAGGGATTAATAGCAGATATTTAACAAATGTGTCTAAAGATACTACCTTGCTGGACTTGTGTGATTCATTGGTGTGCTTGCGTTATACCGTGCCGACTGATAGAACACGACTTTTTGTTAGTTGTGCAGGAACCTATGCTTCCGGGGAACTATATGTCGTAAAAGAGGTTGATGAAGACAATCATGTAAGGTATGAATTTACGGATAAAGAAGGAAGGATCGTGCTGACTCGCAGTATAAATGGTCATGAAGGAATGGATGACACATACTATATATATGATATATTCGGAAACTTACGGGTTGTTCTTCCTCCGATGTGTTCTGCCAATTTTTGTTCAGGTTCTCTTACGGATAGTGCTTCTGTTTTATCCGATTATGCTTTCTTGTATAAGTACGATACCCGTAACCGTTGTATTGGGAAAAAACAGCCTGGTTGCGAGTGGGTGGAATTAGTGTATGATCGTTGCGACCGGTTGATTTTTACTCAAAATGGAAAAGAACGGGCAAATAATGAATGGGCTTTTCATTTGGAAGATTTGTCAGGGCGCTCTGTGTTGACCGGTGTTTACCGCGGTACGCCTGATTTTCAGAATTGTGCTTCAGAGGATATTTATGCTGAATTTACTTCAAATACAGATTTGCCTTGCTATGGATATACTATTTATGGATTGCAGAATCATTATTTGGACATACAACAGGTTTATTTTTATGATACTTATGAATATCAGGACTTATTGCCGGATTCTTTGTCTTCACTATGGTATGTATTTGATAATAATTACGGGGAACGCTATGAGAATAGCCAGAGTTCACCTCATTGTAAAGAACAGCTAACAGGAAGTATCGTTCGAATATTGGGAACGGAAGAATACCAGTATGCCAGTTATTATTATGATTATTATCATAATCTGATTCAGGAACGTAAGACGACATCGGGTGGAAATAAGAAAGTAAATAAATCGCTTTTCAATATTCTCAAGCAGCCTGTGAGTGTCCGCTCGGAATACGAAGGAGGAGTTTTAAATAAATTGTATAGTTATGATCGTGCAGGAAGGCTGATTCACGAAAGACATTGTGTCGTAGGTAAGGATACTGTCGATCTGTTGTATGGTTATGACAAGTTAGGAAGGCTAAAAAGACTGGAACGTATTCATGGAAAAGATTCGGTAATTACAGAAAATGCCTATAATATACGTAGCTGGCTGACCGGTATTGATAGTAATGCAGGGTTTGTAGAGCAATTGCATTATGTGGACGGATTGGGCGATCCCTGTTATAATGGAAATATTAGTAGTATGACATGGGAGGCTGATGGCGTGAAAAGAGGTTATAAATTTATGTATGATGGCAGAAGCCGCCTGCTTCGTGCTGTATATGGTGAAGGTGAAGGCTTGAATGTCAATCAGGATCGTTTTAATGAAGAGATAACCGGGTATGATAAAAATGGGCATATCCTTGGTATTAAAAGATGTGGAAAGAGATCAGAGGATGAATATGGCTTAATAGATAACCTTGTCATGAGTTATAATGGAAATCAATTGAAGGCTGTATCTGATAGTGTAACAGGTTCTGCTCATGCTGATAATTTTGAATTTAAAGATGGAGCAGATCTGCCGGTCGAATACTATTATGACTCAAACGGAAATTTAATACAAGATTTAAACAAAAAGATTTCTGAAATTCAGTATAATTGTTTAAATTTACCCAGCCGTATAGAGTTTGAGGATGGAGGTGTTATTTCCTATCTTTATGATGCCAAAGGAACAAAGTTCCGAACAACGCATATAATAGCCGGAAAGACCACGACTACTGATTACTTTGACGATGCGATCTATGAAAATGGTGTACTCACTACTTTGTTGACGGAGTTGGGATATATCTCCCTTGTTGATGGCAAGTATCATTATTACTTGAAAGATCACCAGGGCAATAATCGTGTGGTTGTGGGACAGAATGGCAGTGTGGAGGAGGTGAATCATTATTATCCTTTTGGTGGTACATTTGCTTCGACTTCATCTGTCCAGCCTTACAAGTACAACGGTAAGGAACTGGATAGACAAGGTGGTCTTGACTGGTATGATTATGGGGCGAGACATTATGATGTGGCGTTAGGGAGATGGCATATTGTAGATCCGATGGCGGAAGAATATTATGGAATAAGTCCACATGTATATGTGGCTAATAACCCACTGAAATATATTGATTTGAACGGAGATAGTATAAGTGTTGCAGAACTTTATGAAAGAGATGATCAAGGTAAGCTTATTAATTCTAATCAAGTGAAAGCTTTTGAATTTCTAATGAGCACAAAGGAAGGAAAAGCATTATTGGCAAATTATGCTATGAAAGGACAAACAATAGCAGGGTTTTCTTTTAGTAAAGATGGAAAATACCATAATAAAGGAATTAATATATCGTTTGGGGCAGGTGTACGTGATGCAAGCGTTTCGGGTACTACTTCTTTTTCTTTAAATGATGAAAATTTGAATGTTCAAATAATGGTAGGAAACTCTTCAGATAATGCTGATCTACTAGATACTTTTATTCATGAAATAGTAATTCATGCTGATCAGAGTTCTGCCGATTTTAGTGATGACAAAGTGATGAATAATTCAAATGTTTATCCTGCATTAAGAAAAATGGATGAATCAAGAGGTTATAAACAGCATTGGCAAGAAAGAAATGTAAATAAGGCTATGACAAGAATTGGACTGCCCATAATGCAACAATATTATAACTCGCAAGGAATAGTAAAGTCAAACAGTGCTATTTTGAAGTTGATGTATGGATTTAGAAATTAA
- a CDS encoding imm11 family protein — translation MKYFVMEESLDKKIVGRDFPQAYRFIKGYNEDASNALFSLYKYKDTFPDYVPNLDGVMLAGYAKLTDFVSNGFSGSLCILSPKAKAILEQYNLCPHQFYSFGLYKKEVKYDYFLLKLVSNYSDFVDYEKTSFREYDITSGYKSDPFSVKSKEEFWERRKKIKAEKGISWGIWGNKLVMNKDFNCELDFFAISILDANTYVSERLKNAIESAGLTGWEFSPATNLIVENCH, via the coding sequence ATGAAATATTTTGTAATGGAAGAATCTTTGGATAAAAAGATCGTAGGTCGTGATTTCCCGCAAGCGTATAGATTCATTAAAGGATACAATGAGGATGCGTCAAATGCTTTGTTCAGTTTATATAAATATAAAGACACTTTTCCAGATTATGTGCCAAATCTTGATGGAGTGATGTTGGCTGGTTATGCAAAGTTAACAGATTTTGTTAGTAACGGATTTAGTGGTAGCCTATGCATTCTAAGTCCTAAAGCCAAAGCAATCCTTGAGCAATACAATTTGTGTCCTCACCAATTCTATTCGTTTGGGCTATATAAGAAAGAAGTAAAATACGATTATTTTCTCTTAAAATTAGTTTCCAATTATTCGGATTTTGTGGATTATGAAAAAACCTCATTTCGGGAATATGATATAACTAGTGGATATAAGTCCGATCCTTTTTCTGTTAAATCAAAGGAGGAATTTTGGGAAAGAAGAAAAAAAATTAAAGCAGAGAAAGGTATATCCTGGGGTATATGGGGTAACAAACTTGTAATGAACAAAGATTTTAATTGTGAACTGGATTTCTTCGCCATCAGTATACTTGATGCCAATACTTATGTAAGTGAGCGCTTAAAGAATGCAATTGAATCAGCTGGGCTGACAGGCTGGGAGTTTTCTCCAGCAACCAATCTGATAGTTGAAAATTGTCATTAG
- a CDS encoding AHH domain-containing protein, which yields MADIAQIYGLKLDEAWNKVALPHLGRHPNAYHEFVLRGMKQASREAGRNPKKFLKLYNKYVKQKVINNPNLLNKSGWK from the coding sequence ATGGCAGATATCGCTCAAATTTATGGATTAAAGCTAGATGAGGCTTGGAACAAAGTGGCACTTCCGCATTTGGGAAGACATCCAAACGCATATCATGAGTTTGTATTGAGGGGTATGAAACAAGCTAGTAGGGAAGCCGGTAGAAATCCTAAAAAGTTTCTGAAACTCTATAATAAATATGTGAAACAAAAAGTTATTAATAATCCCAATTTATTAAATAAATCAGGTTGGAAATGA